One Novosphingobium sp. G106 DNA segment encodes these proteins:
- a CDS encoding porin has protein sequence MSNARLVSASALVVALGWALPAQAQSADNAAVQQELATMRAQMQRMAERIDSLEAQLNAANAKADAATQAAASATSAATTATAAAAKAPPVKVNWKGAPEIVSADGGWSFKPRGRIQTDIGGISAPKGLTAGANDNSHLGVSSELRRFYLGFDGTMPGGFGYRFEADLAASSVNLTDVYLFYKPTANLTLTVGQHKPFWGLDELTSDLLTSQMERTSFSSAFNFERRLGVSGTYANDKVVIQAGVFTDDLASLNADTAKNWSVDGRIVFMPKLGDGTLHIGASAHYRDLNGSTTSVRYSTRPFLHTTDARLVDTGSFVATGERNFGAELAYISGRFHATAEGHMLTSLRPGLPDPTFWGGYAEVGLLLTDDETAYKAGVYDRIKPKHPVGDGGLGAFQINARYDTIDLTDAGLNGGRQQIAALSLIWIPMDYVRFIANYGHIWLNGAAVKAAGDPNYSADAFGMRAQLDF, from the coding sequence ATGAGCAACGCAAGACTCGTCTCGGCTTCGGCGCTCGTCGTCGCGCTGGGTTGGGCGCTTCCGGCCCAGGCCCAGTCGGCCGACAATGCCGCGGTCCAGCAGGAGCTGGCGACGATGCGCGCGCAGATGCAGCGCATGGCGGAACGGATCGACAGTCTCGAGGCGCAGCTCAACGCCGCCAACGCCAAGGCCGACGCGGCGACCCAGGCCGCGGCCAGTGCGACTTCGGCTGCAACCACGGCCACCGCCGCCGCGGCCAAGGCGCCGCCGGTCAAGGTCAACTGGAAGGGCGCGCCCGAGATCGTTTCCGCCGACGGTGGCTGGAGCTTCAAGCCACGCGGCCGCATCCAGACGGACATCGGCGGAATCAGTGCCCCCAAGGGACTCACCGCCGGCGCCAATGACAACAGCCATCTCGGCGTATCCAGCGAGCTTCGACGCTTCTACCTGGGTTTCGACGGGACGATGCCCGGAGGGTTCGGGTACCGTTTCGAAGCGGATCTTGCGGCCTCCAGCGTGAACCTCACCGACGTCTACCTGTTCTATAAGCCCACTGCCAACCTGACGCTCACCGTCGGGCAGCACAAACCGTTCTGGGGGCTCGATGAACTGACATCGGACCTGCTCACCAGCCAGATGGAGCGGACCAGCTTCAGCAGCGCTTTCAATTTCGAGCGACGCCTGGGCGTCAGCGGAACCTATGCAAACGACAAGGTCGTCATCCAGGCCGGCGTCTTCACCGACGACCTCGCCAGCCTGAACGCGGATACCGCCAAGAACTGGAGCGTCGACGGGCGCATCGTCTTCATGCCCAAGCTGGGCGACGGGACGCTGCACATCGGCGCCTCCGCCCATTATCGCGACCTCAACGGCTCGACTACGAGCGTGCGCTACAGCACCCGGCCGTTCCTCCACACCACCGACGCCCGGCTGGTCGATACCGGCTCCTTCGTTGCCACCGGCGAGCGGAACTTCGGCGCCGAACTCGCCTATATCTCCGGCCGCTTCCACGCCACGGCGGAAGGCCACATGCTGACGTCGCTGCGCCCCGGCCTGCCCGACCCAACGTTCTGGGGCGGCTATGCCGAAGTCGGGCTGCTGCTGACCGACGACGAGACCGCCTACAAGGCCGGTGTCTACGACCGGATCAAGCCGAAGCATCCGGTCGGCGACGGCGGCCTCGGCGCATTCCAGATCAACGCGCGCTATGACACGATCGACCTGACCGACGCCGGTCTCAACGGCGGGCGCCAGCAGATCGCCGCCCTCTCGCTGATCTGGATTCCGATGGACTACGTCCGCTTCATCGCCAACTATGGCCATATCTGGCTGAACGGCGCCGCGGTGAAGGCAGCCGGCGATCCCAACTATTCGGCCGATGCCTTCGGCATGCGCGCCCAGCTGGATTTCTGA
- a CDS encoding cell wall metabolism sensor histidine kinase WalK, whose translation MALDGVHLLEHIQTPALGVVRGQVTFANAAAKSLLGAHIVSQDVRIAIRNPKAVSVILDERGGRAKIDGLSVGGSVWEIDCHVVGPGERLVTLYDLSVQASTARAHADFVANASHELRTPLAAVIGYVETLLTPKAGGDKATRERFLDIIRHEALRMQALVEDLMSLSRIEAVKHEVPSDDIDMATLAREVAGEFREGAEVTVTANCESAIIAGDRGQMAQVIRNLIDNARKYGKAGGLVTVSLEATATGWLAIAVKDEGEGIAPEHLPRLTERFYRANTSRSRAAGGTGLGLSIVKHIVERHRGRFDITTRLGEGTTASMMLPLRKD comes from the coding sequence ATGGCACTCGACGGCGTCCACTTGCTCGAACATATCCAGACGCCGGCGCTCGGAGTCGTGCGCGGCCAGGTGACTTTCGCCAATGCGGCGGCCAAGTCGTTGCTCGGCGCACATATCGTCAGCCAGGACGTGCGAATCGCCATCCGCAATCCTAAGGCGGTGTCGGTCATCCTCGACGAGCGCGGCGGCCGAGCGAAGATCGACGGGCTTTCGGTCGGCGGCAGCGTCTGGGAGATCGACTGCCACGTCGTCGGCCCGGGCGAACGGCTGGTGACGCTCTACGACCTGTCGGTCCAGGCCAGCACCGCGCGTGCGCACGCCGACTTCGTCGCCAATGCCAGCCACGAGCTGCGCACGCCGCTCGCCGCGGTAATCGGCTATGTCGAGACGCTGCTGACCCCCAAGGCTGGCGGCGACAAGGCGACGCGCGAGCGCTTCCTCGACATCATCCGTCACGAGGCGCTGCGCATGCAGGCCTTGGTCGAGGACCTGATGTCGCTGTCGCGGATCGAGGCGGTGAAGCACGAGGTACCGTCCGACGACATCGACATGGCAACGCTGGCGCGCGAGGTCGCGGGCGAATTCCGCGAAGGGGCCGAGGTCACCGTCACGGCCAATTGCGAAAGCGCGATCATCGCGGGCGATCGTGGCCAGATGGCGCAGGTCATCCGCAATCTCATCGACAATGCACGCAAGTACGGCAAGGCCGGCGGCCTGGTCACGGTCTCGCTGGAAGCGACGGCGACGGGCTGGCTCGCGATCGCGGTCAAGGACGAAGGCGAAGGCATAGCCCCCGAGCACCTCCCGCGCCTGACCGAGCGCTTCTATCGCGCCAATACCAGCCGCAGCCGCGCCGCGGGCGGAACCGGGCTTGGCCTGTCGATCGTCAAACATATCGTCGAGCGCCACCGCGGCCGGTTCGACATCACCACGCGACTCGGCGAGGGCACTACCGCCTCGATGATGCTGCCGCTGCGGAAGGACTAG
- a CDS encoding NAD(P)/FAD-dependent oxidoreductase produces the protein MTERYDALIVGGGHNGLVCAFYLARAGLKVRVLERRAVVGGAAVTEEFAPGFRNSTASYTVSLLQPKVIADMRLHERGLRIVERRLSNFLPFADDYLKLGGESTVREFARFSARDAEAYPHYDAALGKVADVLRELALKIPPRAGGGFGELIAAARQGWPLRKLDIAAQRDLLAIFTLSAREFLDQWFEDDRIKSAFAFDAIVGNYAGVSTPGSAYVLLHHVFGEVNGKKGAWGHAIGGMGAITQAMASACIEAGVEISLETPVTQVVVENGKAAGVRLEGGALVAAPLVAANVGPALLFRQMLDPADLDPDFRRRIASYKTGSGTFRMNVALSELPDFTVLPGKALADHHTAGIVIAPSLDYMDAAYDDARAFGWSREPIVEMLIPSTLDDSLAPPGAHVASLFCQQFAPELPDGRTWDDEREAAADRIIDTVTAHAPNFRASVIARQIHSPLDLERKFGLIGGDIFHGRMSLDQLWAARPVLGHGDYRSPIRGLYMCGSGTHPGGGVTGAPGHNAARAILADRSRLRGILSRR, from the coding sequence GTGACGGAGCGATACGACGCGCTGATCGTCGGCGGCGGGCACAACGGGCTGGTCTGCGCCTTCTACCTGGCGCGCGCCGGGCTGAAGGTGCGCGTGCTGGAGCGCCGCGCCGTGGTCGGCGGCGCGGCGGTGACCGAAGAGTTCGCGCCCGGCTTCCGCAATTCGACCGCGAGCTACACAGTCAGCCTGCTCCAGCCCAAGGTGATCGCCGACATGCGGCTGCACGAGCGCGGCCTGCGGATCGTCGAGCGGCGGCTGTCGAACTTCCTGCCTTTCGCCGACGACTATCTGAAGCTCGGTGGCGAGAGCACGGTCCGCGAGTTCGCGCGGTTCTCGGCCAGGGATGCTGAGGCCTATCCGCATTACGACGCAGCGCTGGGCAAGGTCGCCGACGTGCTGCGCGAACTGGCGCTGAAGATACCGCCCAGGGCCGGCGGAGGGTTCGGCGAGTTGATCGCGGCGGCGCGGCAGGGCTGGCCGCTGCGCAAGCTCGACATTGCCGCGCAGCGTGACCTGCTGGCGATCTTCACGCTCTCTGCGCGCGAGTTCCTCGACCAATGGTTCGAGGACGATCGGATCAAGTCGGCCTTCGCTTTCGACGCGATCGTCGGCAACTACGCCGGCGTCTCGACCCCCGGCTCGGCCTATGTCCTGCTTCACCATGTCTTCGGCGAGGTGAACGGCAAAAAGGGTGCCTGGGGCCATGCGATCGGCGGCATGGGCGCGATCACCCAGGCCATGGCGAGCGCCTGCATCGAGGCCGGAGTCGAGATCAGCCTCGAGACGCCGGTGACACAAGTGGTCGTCGAGAACGGCAAGGCGGCAGGCGTGCGGCTCGAAGGTGGCGCATTGGTTGCCGCGCCATTGGTCGCCGCCAACGTCGGCCCGGCGCTGCTTTTCCGGCAAATGCTCGATCCCGCGGACCTCGATCCCGACTTCCGCCGCCGCATCGCGAGCTACAAGACCGGCTCGGGCACTTTCCGGATGAACGTCGCCTTGTCCGAATTGCCCGACTTCACCGTCCTTCCCGGCAAGGCCCTCGCCGACCACCACACCGCCGGCATCGTCATCGCCCCGAGCCTCGACTACATGGACGCGGCCTATGACGACGCCCGCGCTTTCGGCTGGTCGCGCGAGCCGATCGTCGAGATGCTGATCCCCTCGACGCTCGACGACAGCCTCGCCCCACCGGGCGCACACGTCGCCAGCCTGTTCTGCCAGCAGTTCGCTCCCGAATTGCCCGATGGTCGCACCTGGGACGACGAGCGCGAGGCGGCGGCCGACCGGATCATCGACACGGTCACCGCCCACGCGCCCAACTTCCGCGCCAGCGTGATCGCCCGCCAGATCCACTCGCCGCTCGACCTCGAGCGCAAGTTCGGCCTGATTGGCGGCGACATCTTCCATGGCCGGATGAGCCTAGACCAGCTCTGGGCCGCCAGGCCGGTGCTGGGTCACGGCGACTACCGCTCGCCGATCCGCGGGCTCTACATGTGCGGCTCGGGCACCCATCCCGGCGGCGGAGTCACCGGCGCACCGGGGCACAATGCCGCCCGAGCGATCCTGGCCGACCGATCGCGCTTGAGGGGCATTTTGTCCCGCCGCTAA
- the zwf gene encoding glucose-6-phosphate dehydrogenase codes for MQLIRQGGARVSFTANRLLLFGATGDLAKRMLLPSLCALCADGLLPDSLEIIGTARSDLDDQAFRNLAREALEKFLPADRRGSVATFLNRLSYQPLDATQEDHFGELAKKVGPIDQGLAIFLSTAPSLFEPTIHGIIKAGLAGPKVRMCLEKPLGTDLESSRHINDAVAAAFPEDQIFRIDHYLGKETVQNLLALRFANIFFEPLWNAAHIDHVQITVAETVGLEGRVGFYDDAGALRDMVQNHMLQLLSLVAMEPPSSFDATAVRDEKVKVLRCLRLVGPNETVTGQYRAGAIGGEAVKGYDDELGKESNTETFVAIKAHIDNWRWKNVPFYLRTGKRLPERVTEIVVQFRHVPHSIFAGKGARSTPNSLVIGIQPDEDITLSLMAKVPGLDRGGIRLRSVPLDIAMPNAFAGVHRRIAYERLLLDLIEGDQTLFVRRDEVEAQWDWVDAIRASWTEHGMTPKGYPAGTWGPSAAIALAERDGVTWHE; via the coding sequence ATGCAGCTTATACGGCAGGGGGGGGCAAGGGTGAGTTTTACCGCGAACCGGCTTCTTCTCTTCGGCGCGACCGGCGATCTGGCCAAGCGCATGCTGCTTCCCTCGCTCTGCGCGCTCTGTGCCGACGGATTGCTGCCCGACAGCCTCGAGATCATCGGCACTGCCCGGTCGGACCTCGACGACCAGGCCTTCCGCAATCTCGCGCGCGAGGCGCTGGAGAAATTCCTCCCCGCCGATCGCCGCGGCAGCGTCGCGACCTTCCTCAACCGGCTCAGCTACCAGCCGCTCGACGCGACGCAGGAGGATCATTTCGGCGAGCTGGCGAAGAAGGTCGGCCCGATCGACCAGGGTCTCGCCATCTTCCTGTCGACCGCGCCCAGCCTGTTCGAGCCGACGATCCACGGGATCATCAAGGCTGGGCTGGCCGGTCCCAAGGTCCGGATGTGCCTGGAAAAGCCGCTCGGCACCGATCTCGAATCGAGCCGGCACATCAACGACGCGGTGGCGGCTGCTTTTCCGGAAGACCAGATCTTCCGGATCGACCACTACCTCGGCAAGGAGACGGTGCAGAACCTGCTGGCGCTGCGCTTTGCCAATATCTTCTTCGAGCCGCTGTGGAACGCGGCGCATATCGATCACGTCCAGATCACCGTCGCCGAAACCGTCGGCCTCGAAGGCCGGGTCGGCTTTTACGACGATGCCGGCGCGCTGCGCGACATGGTGCAGAACCACATGCTCCAGCTGCTGTCGCTGGTGGCGATGGAACCGCCGTCGAGCTTCGACGCCACAGCCGTGCGTGACGAGAAGGTCAAGGTGCTGCGCTGTCTGCGCCTCGTCGGCCCGAACGAGACGGTCACCGGCCAGTACCGCGCCGGCGCGATCGGCGGCGAGGCCGTCAAGGGATACGATGACGAACTCGGCAAGGAATCGAACACCGAGACCTTCGTCGCGATCAAGGCGCATATCGACAACTGGCGCTGGAAGAACGTCCCGTTCTACCTGCGCACCGGCAAGCGCCTGCCCGAGCGCGTGACCGAGATCGTCGTCCAGTTCCGCCACGTCCCCCATTCGATCTTCGCCGGCAAGGGCGCGCGCTCGACGCCCAACAGCCTGGTCATCGGAATCCAGCCGGACGAGGACATCACGCTGTCGCTGATGGCCAAGGTGCCGGGGCTCGATCGCGGCGGCATCCGTCTGCGTTCGGTGCCGCTCGACATAGCCATGCCGAACGCTTTCGCCGGCGTGCACCGCCGCATCGCCTACGAACGCCTGCTGCTCGACCTGATCGAAGGCGACCAGACGCTGTTCGTCCGGCGCGACGAGGTCGAGGCCCAGTGGGACTGGGTCGATGCGATCCGCGCAAGCTGGACCGAACATGGCATGACGCCCAAGGGCTATCCGGCGGGCACCTGGGGACCCTCGGCGGCGATCGCGCTGGCCGAGCGCGACGGGGTGACTTGGCACGAGTAA
- the edd gene encoding phosphogluconate dehydratase: MSSLNAAVARVTDRIAARSRTGRQRYLDLMEREADRHRREMMGCSNLAHGFAAALEDKEAIATSRGPNIAIVTAYNDMLSAHQPYGRYPEQMKLFAREVGATAQVAGGVPAMCDGVTQGMDGMELSLFSRDTIALSAAVAMSHAMFDGMALLGICDKIVPGLVIGALRFGHLPAVFIPSGPMPSGIANKEKQKVRQLYAEGKCGRAELLASESASYHSPGTCTFYGTANSNQMMMEMMGLHVPGAAFVPPNTPLRQALTRAAVHRLAAMGKGGNDYRPMARVVDEKAIVNAVVGLLATGGSTNHAIHLPAMARAAGILLDWEDIDELSAAVPMITRVYPNGSGDVNHFHAAGGMGLVIRELLGAGLAHADVLTVAEGGMAQYAEEPFLDGDSLAWRPSPAESADPTMISSMAKPFMPDGGMRLVQGNLGRGTFKTSAVGEDRWTIEAPVRVFETQEAVSEAFKAGELDRDVIVVVRFQGPRANGMPELHKLTPPLGVLQDRGFNVALVTDGRMSGASGKVPAAIHVTPEALGGGPLSLLRDGDVVRLCANKGQLDVLADLTGREPALPGEAMFGTGRELFAMFRHAAGGAEQGGSAMLEMAGL; the protein is encoded by the coding sequence ATGAGCAGTCTCAACGCTGCAGTCGCGCGCGTCACCGACAGGATCGCCGCCAGGTCGCGCACCGGGCGCCAGCGCTACCTCGACCTGATGGAGCGTGAGGCCGATCGCCACCGCCGCGAGATGATGGGTTGCTCGAACCTCGCCCACGGCTTCGCCGCGGCGCTCGAGGACAAGGAGGCCATCGCCACCTCGCGCGGGCCGAACATCGCCATCGTCACCGCCTACAACGATATGCTCTCGGCGCATCAGCCCTATGGCCGATACCCCGAGCAGATGAAATTGTTCGCGCGGGAGGTAGGCGCGACGGCGCAGGTCGCGGGCGGCGTGCCGGCGATGTGCGACGGCGTGACGCAGGGCATGGACGGCATGGAGCTGTCGCTGTTCAGCCGCGACACGATCGCGCTATCGGCCGCTGTCGCCATGAGCCACGCGATGTTCGACGGCATGGCGCTGCTCGGCATCTGCGACAAGATCGTCCCCGGCCTCGTCATCGGCGCGCTACGCTTCGGCCATCTACCGGCGGTGTTCATCCCCTCGGGTCCGATGCCCTCGGGCATCGCCAACAAGGAGAAACAGAAGGTCCGCCAGCTCTATGCCGAAGGCAAGTGCGGCCGAGCCGAATTGCTGGCAAGCGAAAGCGCCTCCTACCATTCGCCCGGCACCTGCACCTTCTACGGCACGGCCAATTCGAACCAGATGATGATGGAGATGATGGGGCTCCATGTGCCCGGCGCGGCTTTCGTGCCGCCGAACACGCCGCTACGCCAGGCGCTGACCCGCGCCGCGGTCCACCGCCTGGCGGCCATGGGCAAGGGCGGCAACGACTATCGACCGATGGCGCGCGTCGTCGACGAGAAGGCGATCGTCAACGCCGTGGTCGGCCTGCTCGCAACGGGCGGATCGACCAACCACGCGATCCACCTGCCGGCCATGGCCCGGGCCGCCGGAATCCTGCTCGACTGGGAAGACATCGACGAGCTTTCCGCCGCCGTGCCGATGATCACGCGGGTCTATCCCAACGGTTCGGGCGACGTGAACCATTTCCACGCCGCTGGCGGCATGGGCCTGGTCATCCGCGAACTGCTGGGCGCGGGTCTGGCCCATGCCGATGTCCTGACCGTGGCCGAAGGCGGCATGGCGCAATATGCCGAAGAGCCTTTCCTCGACGGCGACAGCCTGGCCTGGCGACCTTCGCCTGCCGAGAGCGCCGACCCGACGATGATTTCGTCGATGGCCAAGCCGTTCATGCCCGACGGCGGCATGCGGCTGGTTCAGGGCAATCTCGGTCGCGGCACGTTCAAGACCAGTGCGGTCGGCGAGGATCGCTGGACGATCGAGGCTCCGGTGCGCGTGTTCGAGACACAGGAAGCCGTGAGCGAGGCTTTCAAGGCCGGCGAGCTCGACCGCGACGTGATCGTCGTCGTCCGCTTCCAGGGGCCGCGCGCCAACGGCATGCCCGAGCTGCACAAGCTGACTCCGCCGCTCGGCGTGCTGCAGGACCGCGGCTTCAACGTCGCACTGGTCACTGACGGCCGCATGTCGGGCGCATCGGGCAAGGTCCCCGCGGCGATCCACGTCACGCCCGAGGCGCTGGGTGGCGGGCCGCTCTCGCTGTTGCGCGATGGCGACGTGGTGCGGCTCTGCGCCAACAAGGGTCAGCTCGACGTGCTCGCCGATCTCACGGGCCGCGAACCGGCGCTGCCGGGCGAGGCCATGTTCGGCACTGGCCGCGAGCTCTTCGCCATGTTCCGCCACGCCGCGGGCGGCGCCGAGCAGGGCGGCTCGGCGATGCTGGAGATGGCCGGCCTGTGA
- a CDS encoding glucokinase, translated as MTRIVVGDIGGTNARFALAEVADGRVISLGEPTILPAKEHSGLPSAWQAYEDKIGEPLPKLASLAIAGPVTGGPVRFLNSRWVVYPDTLDQDLGLDRSLLLNDFGAMAHAVHALGAEHFVHVCGPDKPLPDHSAISVLGPGTGLGVAVLQRTKAGPVILETEGAHIHFAPLDETEARVSQAIAKKYERTSVERIVSGPGLADIVRALSPGDTRDEPTIWQQAIAGEEPLLRQALGLFLDSYGAATGDLSLAHGAMGVALTGGLTNRLLPLIPASGFHARFLAKGRYRARMETVPVKLVTHPQPGLFGAAAAFAREHIA; from the coding sequence GTGACCCGCATCGTCGTCGGAGATATCGGCGGGACCAATGCCCGCTTTGCGCTCGCCGAAGTGGCGGACGGCCGCGTGATTTCGCTTGGCGAGCCGACCATTCTGCCGGCCAAGGAGCACTCGGGCCTGCCGAGCGCCTGGCAGGCCTACGAGGATAAGATCGGCGAGCCGCTGCCGAAGCTGGCCTCGCTGGCCATCGCCGGGCCCGTCACCGGCGGCCCGGTTCGCTTCCTTAATTCTCGTTGGGTGGTCTATCCCGACACGCTGGACCAGGACCTCGGGCTCGATCGCTCGCTGTTGCTCAACGATTTCGGCGCCATGGCCCATGCGGTCCACGCGCTGGGGGCGGAGCACTTCGTCCATGTCTGCGGTCCCGACAAGCCGCTCCCCGATCACAGTGCGATCTCGGTACTGGGCCCCGGCACGGGGCTGGGCGTCGCGGTGCTACAGCGGACCAAGGCCGGGCCGGTGATCCTAGAGACCGAAGGCGCGCACATCCACTTCGCGCCGCTCGATGAAACCGAAGCCCGGGTCAGTCAGGCGATTGCCAAGAAGTACGAGCGCACTTCGGTCGAGCGGATCGTCTCCGGTCCCGGGCTTGCCGATATCGTCCGGGCCTTGTCGCCCGGCGATACCCGCGACGAACCGACGATCTGGCAGCAGGCCATCGCCGGCGAGGAACCGTTGCTGCGCCAGGCGCTCGGTCTTTTCCTCGACAGCTACGGCGCGGCTACCGGCGACCTCAGCCTGGCGCACGGCGCAATGGGCGTGGCCCTGACCGGCGGGCTGACCAACCGGCTGCTGCCTCTCATTCCCGCCAGCGGCTTCCATGCGCGGTTCCTCGCCAAGGGCCGCTACCGCGCGCGCATGGAAACTGTGCCGGTCAAACTCGTAACCCATCCGCAGCCGGGCCTGTTCGGCGCCGCGGCCGCTTTTGCCAGGGAGCACATCGCGTGA
- the eda gene encoding bifunctional 4-hydroxy-2-oxoglutarate aldolase/2-dehydro-3-deoxy-phosphogluconate aldolase: protein MSRIEDIMLTAPVIPVLVIDDIGHALPIAQALVAGGLRVLEVTLRTPVALDAIRLMKQVPGAIVGAGTVLNPSQLDAALEAGSEFIVSPGLTEPLGKAAIAADVPFLPGTANSGDIMRGLDLGLTRFKFFPAIASGGIPTLSGLASVFGEVRFCPTGGITFATAREWLALDAVLCVGGSWVVPKGVPDPEQIETLARAASGLAA from the coding sequence GTGAGCCGTATCGAAGACATCATGCTGACCGCACCGGTCATTCCCGTGCTGGTGATCGATGACATCGGCCACGCCTTGCCGATCGCTCAGGCGCTCGTCGCCGGCGGGCTGCGGGTGCTCGAAGTGACCTTGCGCACGCCCGTTGCGCTCGACGCGATCCGGCTGATGAAGCAGGTGCCGGGCGCCATCGTCGGCGCGGGAACCGTGCTGAACCCGTCGCAGCTCGACGCGGCGCTCGAAGCGGGCAGCGAATTCATCGTCTCGCCTGGCTTGACCGAGCCTCTGGGCAAAGCCGCGATCGCCGCGGACGTACCTTTCCTTCCCGGCACGGCCAATTCGGGCGACATCATGCGCGGGCTCGACCTCGGCCTGACGCGGTTCAAGTTCTTCCCCGCGATCGCCTCGGGCGGCATCCCGACTTTGAGCGGTCTGGCCAGCGTCTTCGGCGAGGTGCGCTTCTGCCCGACGGGCGGCATCACTTTTGCCACCGCGCGCGAATGGTTGGCGCTCGATGCCGTGCTCTGCGTCGGCGGGTCCTGGGTCGTGCCCAAGGGCGTGCCCGACCCCGAGCAGATCGAGACGCTCGCCCGCGCTGCCAGCGGGCTTGCGGCATGA